The Roseovarius indicus genome has a segment encoding these proteins:
- a CDS encoding carbohydrate ABC transporter permease: MQEKTVNQKGWLFVLPVLVLVAFSAVIPLMTVVNYAVQDTFAGEFFPLDDKLLWFRELLESDRMWDALQRQLAFSAIILAIEVPLGIFVALNMPKKGVWVSVCLVLMSLPLLIPWNVVGTIWQIFGRVDIGLLGHTLDQLGINYNYTQDIFAAWATVIVMDVWHWTSLVALLAYAGLVSIPDAYYQAAKIDQASRWKVFRYIELPKMRGVLTIAILLRFMDSFKIYTEPFVVTGGGPGNATTFLSIDLVKMALGQFDLGPAAAFSIMYFLVILLISWVFYTVMTNLDKEGR; encoded by the coding sequence ATGCAGGAAAAGACCGTCAACCAGAAGGGGTGGCTGTTCGTTCTGCCGGTGCTGGTGCTGGTTGCGTTTTCGGCCGTCATCCCGCTGATGACCGTGGTGAATTACGCCGTGCAGGACACGTTCGCCGGCGAGTTTTTCCCGCTGGACGACAAGCTGCTGTGGTTCCGCGAGTTGCTCGAAAGCGACCGGATGTGGGATGCGCTTCAACGGCAGCTTGCGTTTTCGGCGATCATCCTTGCCATCGAGGTGCCGCTGGGCATTTTCGTGGCGCTGAACATGCCCAAGAAGGGTGTCTGGGTGTCTGTCTGCCTTGTACTGATGTCGCTGCCGTTGCTCATCCCGTGGAACGTGGTTGGCACGATCTGGCAGATCTTCGGCCGGGTCGATATCGGCCTGCTGGGCCACACGCTCGACCAGCTTGGCATCAACTACAACTATACGCAGGACATTTTCGCGGCCTGGGCCACGGTAATCGTGATGGATGTCTGGCACTGGACGTCGCTGGTGGCGCTTCTGGCCTATGCCGGGTTGGTGTCGATCCCCGATGCCTATTACCAGGCTGCCAAGATCGACCAGGCAAGCCGGTGGAAGGTGTTCCGCTATATCGAGTTGCCGAAGATGCGCGGGGTTCTGACTATCGCGATTCTGTTGCGCTTCATGGACAGCTTCAAGATCTACACCGAGCCTTTCGTGGTCACTGGCGGGGGGCCGGGCAATGCCACCACGTTCCTGTCCATCGACCTCGTGAAGATGGCTCTGGGGCAGTTCGACCTTGGGCCCGCGGCGGCGTTTTCGATCATGTATTTCCTCGTGATCCTGCTGATCAGCTGGGTGTTCTACACGGTCATGACCAATCTCGACAAGGAAGGGCGCTAA
- a CDS encoding carbohydrate ABC transporter permease yields the protein MADATANAPQATGKARSGARVNGSAVVMTLYLVFLLLPIYWLVNMSLKTNTEILGTFSLWPQNITLENYVTILTDASWYMGYVNSMIYVVMNTVISVTVALPAAYAFSRYQFIGDKHLFFWLLTNRMAPPAVFALPFFQLYSSVGLFDTHIAVALAHCLFNVPLAVWILEGFMRGVPKEIDETAYIDGYSFPRFFVKIFMPLIASGIGVAAFFCFMFSWVELLLSRTLTSVAAKPIAATMTRTVSASGLDWGVLAAAGVLTILPGALVIYFVRNYIAKGFALGRV from the coding sequence ATGGCCGATGCAACCGCCAACGCCCCGCAGGCCACAGGCAAAGCCCGCAGCGGCGCCCGCGTGAACGGGTCAGCCGTGGTGATGACGCTTTACCTCGTCTTCCTGCTGCTGCCGATCTACTGGCTCGTTAACATGAGCCTGAAGACCAATACCGAGATCCTCGGGACCTTTTCGCTCTGGCCGCAGAACATCACGTTGGAAAATTACGTGACCATCCTGACCGATGCGTCGTGGTATATGGGCTATGTCAACTCGATGATCTACGTGGTGATGAACACGGTGATCTCGGTCACCGTGGCGCTGCCCGCCGCCTATGCCTTTTCCCGGTACCAGTTCATCGGCGACAAGCACCTGTTCTTCTGGCTTCTGACCAACCGGATGGCGCCGCCGGCGGTCTTTGCGCTGCCGTTCTTCCAGCTTTATTCGAGTGTCGGCCTCTTCGATACGCACATCGCCGTGGCGCTGGCGCATTGCTTGTTCAACGTGCCGCTGGCGGTGTGGATCCTGGAAGGGTTCATGCGCGGGGTGCCGAAGGAGATCGACGAGACGGCCTATATCGACGGCTATTCCTTCCCGCGGTTCTTCGTGAAGATATTCATGCCGCTCATCGCCTCGGGCATCGGGGTGGCGGCGTTCTTCTGCTTCATGTTCTCGTGGGTGGAGCTGCTGTTGTCGCGCACGCTGACCAGCGTCGCGGCCAAGCCCATCGCCGCCACCATGACCCGCACGGTCAGCGCCAGCGGGCTTGACTGGGGCGTGCTGGCCGCCGCGGGGGTGCTGACCATCCTGCCGGGGGCCTTGGTGATCTATTTCGTCCGCAACTACATCGCCAAGGGCTTTGCCCTGGGGAGGGTCTGA
- a CDS encoding DUF2160 domain-containing protein, with the protein MSWMAWTWPTAAFFGIIGLLLVVFTILAARYPETPRRGVLRIETTRGDRLFITLLGSAFINIAWLGLIGTNQPYALIICLAYAAAVFRWV; encoded by the coding sequence ATGAGCTGGATGGCATGGACATGGCCGACCGCCGCCTTCTTCGGGATCATCGGGCTGCTGCTGGTGGTCTTCACGATCCTCGCGGCGCGCTACCCCGAAACCCCGCGGCGCGGGGTGCTCCGAATCGAGACGACCCGTGGCGACCGGCTTTTCATCACGTTGCTCGGGTCGGCCTTCATCAACATCGCGTGGCTGGGCCTCATCGGCACCAACCAGCCTTACGCGCTCATCATTTGCCTTGCCTATGCCGCGGCGGTCTTCCGCTGGGTGTAG
- a CDS encoding ABC transporter substrate-binding protein gives MNLTLRTTTALATALCLTGGAALAGMDEAKEFLDSEIDGLSSLDRAAQEEEMQWFIDAAEPFQGMDIKVVSETIATHEYESKVLAPAFTAITGINITHDLIGEGDVVEKLQTQMQSGQNIYDAYINDSDLIGTHWRYQQARNLTDWMEGEGADVTNPGLDIDDFIGTSFTTGPDGKLYQLPDQQFANLYWFRYDWFQDEKNRADFKEEYGYDLGVPVNWTAYEDIAEFFTGRDLSHMGVDEEVYGNMDYGKKDPSLGWRYTDAWMSMAGMGDKGEPNGLPVDEWGIRVNENSQPVGSCVARGGATNSPAAVYAVTKAIEWLEKYSPPAAAGMTFSEAGPVPAQGAVAQQMFWYTAFTAAMVGDGAEAVLNDDGTPKWRMAPSPHGAYWEDGMKVGYQDAGSWTLMESTPVDRAKAAWLYAQFVTSKTVDVKKSHVGLTFIRESTINDQSFTDRAPKLGGLVEFYRSPARVRWSPTGTNVPDYPKLAQLWWQNIGDAMSGAKTPKEALDSLCADQERVLERLERAGVQGDLGPKMNEKMDPEHWLSQPGAPKAALENEEEEPQTVSYDELIKSWQE, from the coding sequence ATGAACTTGACCTTACGAACCACAACCGCGCTGGCGACGGCGCTCTGCCTGACGGGCGGGGCGGCCTTGGCCGGCATGGACGAGGCGAAGGAGTTTCTCGATTCCGAGATCGATGGCCTCTCTTCGCTCGATCGCGCGGCGCAGGAGGAGGAGATGCAATGGTTCATCGACGCCGCCGAGCCGTTTCAGGGCATGGACATCAAGGTCGTGTCGGAAACGATCGCCACGCATGAGTATGAATCTAAGGTGCTGGCCCCGGCGTTTACCGCGATCACCGGGATCAATATCACCCACGACCTGATCGGCGAGGGCGACGTGGTCGAGAAGCTGCAGACGCAGATGCAGTCGGGCCAGAACATCTACGACGCCTACATCAACGACAGCGACCTAATCGGCACCCACTGGAGGTATCAGCAGGCGCGCAACCTGACCGACTGGATGGAAGGCGAAGGGGCGGACGTGACCAACCCCGGTCTCGATATCGACGACTTCATCGGTACGTCCTTCACCACCGGCCCGGACGGCAAGCTTTACCAGCTTCCCGACCAGCAGTTCGCCAACCTCTACTGGTTCCGCTACGACTGGTTCCAGGACGAGAAGAACCGCGCCGACTTCAAGGAAGAGTACGGCTACGACCTTGGCGTTCCGGTCAACTGGACGGCCTACGAGGACATCGCCGAGTTCTTCACCGGACGCGACCTCAGCCATATGGGGGTCGACGAGGAAGTCTATGGCAACATGGACTACGGCAAGAAAGACCCCTCGCTTGGCTGGCGCTACACAGATGCGTGGATGTCGATGGCCGGCATGGGCGACAAGGGTGAACCCAACGGCCTTCCGGTCGACGAATGGGGCATCCGGGTGAACGAGAACAGCCAGCCCGTCGGCTCCTGTGTTGCGCGTGGCGGGGCCACCAACAGCCCGGCCGCCGTCTATGCCGTGACCAAGGCCATCGAATGGCTGGAGAAATACTCGCCGCCGGCGGCTGCGGGCATGACCTTCTCCGAAGCCGGGCCTGTGCCGGCGCAGGGGGCAGTGGCTCAGCAGATGTTCTGGTACACCGCCTTCACCGCCGCCATGGTGGGTGACGGGGCCGAGGCCGTGCTGAATGACGACGGCACGCCGAAATGGCGCATGGCCCCCTCGCCGCATGGCGCCTACTGGGAAGACGGCATGAAGGTCGGCTACCAGGATGCGGGGTCGTGGACGCTGATGGAATCCACACCTGTCGACCGCGCCAAGGCGGCGTGGCTCTATGCCCAGTTCGTCACCTCCAAGACGGTGGACGTGAAGAAAAGCCATGTCGGCCTGACCTTCATCCGCGAGTCGACCATCAACGACCAGAGCTTCACCGACCGCGCGCCCAAGCTGGGTGGCCTGGTGGAATTCTACCGGTCGCCGGCCCGCGTGCGCTGGTCGCCCACGGGCACCAACGTGCCTGACTATCCGAAGCTGGCACAGCTCTGGTGGCAGAACATCGGCGACGCCATGTCGGGCGCGAAAACGCCCAAGGAAGCTCTGGATAGCCTCTGCGCCGACCAGGAGCGTGTGCTCGAACGTCTGGAGCGTGCGGGTGTGCAGGGCGACCTCGGTCCGAAGATGAACGAGAAGATGGACCCCGAGCACTGGCTGAGCCAGCCGGGCGCCCCGAAAGCGGCCCTCGAAAACGAGGAAGAAGAACCGCAGACGGTCTCTTATGACGAACTGATCAAGTCCTGGCAGGAATAA
- the glpK gene encoding glycerol kinase GlpK: protein MTHILAIDQGTTSSRAILFDHEMRIRATAQEEFKQHFPASGWVEHDPADLWATTAGTCREVIERAGIRTADIAAIGITNQRETTLVWDRKTGEPVHRAIVWQDRRTAETCDRLRAAGHEPMITERTGLLLDPYFSGTKLAWILDNVDGARARAEKGELLFGTVDSYLIWKLTGGAVHATDATNAARTLLYDIRKGSWSQSICDLLGVPVSMLPEVRDCAADFGTTRPDLFGREIPILGVAGDQQAATVGQACFSPGMLKSTYGTGCFALMNTGDEPVASQNRLLTTIAYQLNGKPTYALEGSIFIAGAVVQWLRDGLKIIREASETQPLAERSDEGQNVILVPAFTGLGAPYWKADCRGAIYGLTRNSGPAEFARAALESVGYQTRDLLEAMAADWTEDRAGEVLRVDGGMSASDWAMQFLADILDAPVDRPNVLETTALGAAWLAGMQAGLYPDQEGFAREWALDRRFEPDMQPETRAAKYDSWKRAVAATMTV from the coding sequence ATGACCCATATCCTCGCCATCGACCAGGGTACCACCTCCAGCCGCGCGATCCTTTTCGACCACGAGATGCGCATTCGCGCCACCGCGCAGGAAGAGTTCAAGCAGCATTTCCCCGCCTCCGGGTGGGTAGAGCATGATCCGGCCGATCTCTGGGCGACGACCGCCGGCACCTGCCGTGAAGTGATCGAGCGGGCTGGTATTCGTACCGCCGATATCGCGGCCATAGGCATCACCAATCAACGCGAGACGACTTTGGTCTGGGACCGGAAGACCGGCGAGCCGGTGCACCGCGCCATCGTCTGGCAGGACCGCCGTACCGCCGAGACGTGTGATCGGCTGCGCGCGGCGGGGCATGAGCCGATGATCACCGAGCGGACAGGACTTTTGCTCGACCCGTATTTTTCGGGCACGAAGCTGGCCTGGATCCTCGACAACGTCGATGGTGCGCGCGCCCGCGCTGAAAAAGGCGAACTGCTTTTCGGCACGGTCGACTCTTACCTGATCTGGAAGCTCACCGGTGGCGCAGTGCACGCGACCGACGCGACCAATGCCGCGCGCACCTTGCTTTATGATATTCGCAAGGGGAGCTGGAGCCAGTCCATCTGCGACCTGCTCGGCGTCCCGGTATCCATGCTGCCCGAGGTGCGCGACTGCGCCGCCGATTTTGGCACGACACGGCCTGACCTGTTCGGTCGCGAAATCCCGATCCTCGGCGTCGCGGGCGACCAGCAGGCTGCGACGGTCGGGCAGGCCTGTTTCTCACCAGGCATGCTGAAATCCACATATGGCACCGGCTGCTTTGCGCTGATGAACACGGGCGACGAGCCGGTAGCCTCGCAGAACCGTCTGCTGACCACGATTGCTTACCAACTGAATGGCAAGCCGACCTATGCCCTGGAGGGGTCGATCTTCATCGCGGGGGCCGTGGTCCAGTGGTTGCGCGACGGGTTGAAGATCATCCGTGAAGCATCCGAGACGCAGCCGCTGGCCGAGCGGTCGGACGAAGGCCAGAATGTCATCCTCGTGCCGGCATTTACGGGTCTTGGCGCGCCATACTGGAAGGCCGATTGCCGCGGCGCGATCTATGGCCTTACCCGCAATTCCGGCCCGGCGGAATTCGCCCGTGCGGCATTGGAAAGCGTGGGCTACCAGACGCGCGACTTGCTCGAAGCGATGGCCGCGGACTGGACGGAAGACCGCGCCGGGGAGGTGCTGCGCGTCGATGGCGGCATGAGCGCGTCTGACTGGGCGATGCAGTTCTTGGCCGACATTCTCGACGCCCCGGTCGATCGCCCGAATGTCCTCGAGACGACGGCCTTGGGCGCGGCCTGGCTGGCGGGCATGCAGGCGGGGCTCTACCCCGATCAGGAAGGCTTCGCTCGAGAATGGGCGCTTGATCGGCGCTTCGAGCCTGACATGCAGCCAGAGACGCGTGCCGCCAAGTACGACAGCTGGAAACGCGCCGTCGCGGCGACGATGACGGTCTGA
- a CDS encoding iron-containing alcohol dehydrogenase, with amino-acid sequence MQPFGFATAGRIVFGRGQFVEAAEMAASLGRRVFLVHGASGRHIAPFLEAGKARELEVTCHACPAEPDLSLLAVALTVARNHGTECVVAIGGGAALDLGKAVAALLPAPGDPIDHLEVVGKGLPLERQPLPCLAVPTTAGTGAEVTRNAVIGVPEHGRKVSLRDARLIPDIALVDPALTDGASRAVTLGSGLDAVTQVIEPYLSTRATPLTDAICRSAIPKGLKALARLMATEDPDARDDLAYTSLCGGLALANAGLGAVHGLAGVIGGAVPTAPHGAVCGVLLPHVLAANRIACNDKTRFDEVDVAIRAALGTSDLARWASDQGLPSLSAMGVTPKMHADIAEAALASSSMRANPAELPVGRLQEILAAAG; translated from the coding sequence ATGCAGCCCTTCGGGTTTGCAACGGCCGGACGCATTGTTTTCGGCCGGGGACAGTTCGTCGAAGCAGCTGAAATGGCGGCGTCTCTGGGGCGCAGGGTGTTCCTCGTGCACGGCGCTTCGGGAAGGCATATCGCGCCATTTCTTGAGGCTGGCAAAGCGCGCGAGCTTGAAGTGACCTGCCATGCCTGTCCAGCCGAACCTGACCTGTCATTGCTGGCGGTGGCGCTGACAGTTGCACGGAATCACGGCACGGAATGTGTCGTGGCCATCGGGGGCGGCGCGGCCCTCGATCTCGGCAAGGCGGTGGCGGCCCTTCTGCCGGCGCCTGGCGATCCGATCGATCACCTCGAGGTGGTCGGAAAAGGGCTGCCGCTGGAGAGACAGCCGCTGCCCTGCCTGGCGGTTCCGACAACAGCCGGAACGGGCGCAGAGGTTACAAGAAACGCGGTGATCGGTGTGCCCGAGCACGGCCGCAAGGTATCGCTGCGTGATGCCCGTCTGATCCCGGACATCGCGCTGGTTGATCCGGCGCTGACCGACGGGGCCTCGCGAGCAGTGACCCTCGGGTCCGGTCTCGACGCAGTCACACAGGTGATCGAGCCTTACCTGTCCACCAGGGCAACGCCGCTCACCGATGCCATCTGCCGGTCCGCGATACCCAAAGGCCTGAAGGCATTGGCACGCCTCATGGCCACAGAAGATCCGGACGCAAGAGATGACCTCGCCTACACAAGCCTTTGCGGCGGGTTGGCTTTGGCAAATGCCGGTCTCGGGGCCGTACACGGCCTGGCCGGGGTGATCGGCGGCGCGGTGCCCACTGCGCCCCACGGGGCGGTTTGCGGTGTGTTGCTGCCACATGTCCTCGCCGCCAATCGGATAGCTTGCAACGATAAGACGCGTTTTGACGAGGTCGATGTGGCGATACGGGCGGCCCTGGGCACGTCCGACCTGGCACGATGGGCAAGCGACCAGGGGTTGCCATCCCTTTCGGCAATGGGTGTTACACCCAAGATGCATGCCGATATCGCCGAGGCCGCGCTGGCGTCGAGTTCGATGAGAGCGAATCCGGCGGAACTGCCTGTGGGACGGTTGCAGGAGATCTTGGCGGCTGCGGGTTGA
- a CDS encoding FadR/GntR family transcriptional regulator, which translates to MPPATTPSNRAKAEPKLSRPVQVAEAIKDWVVDQGLQAGDRLPGEAELIERFCMAKGTIREAMRILEAQGLIKTRTGPGGGSFVHEVSRQRAKALLGNYFYFKDLTIGDIYQLRLALEPELSASLAGKLDEDVLQQLESHLAEYSEPAATLEEERQQHVASLRFHAILAEHAGNPLLGFVIDFMVNLLTDLTVYRRLYSPPNLELWKQGRAHQIDLVKALRDGDADRARAIMTDHMQTAWTLMRGQEVEMRNRFISE; encoded by the coding sequence TTGCCGCCTGCCACCACCCCATCGAACCGGGCGAAGGCTGAGCCAAAGCTCAGCCGGCCCGTTCAGGTTGCCGAGGCGATCAAGGACTGGGTGGTCGACCAGGGGCTGCAGGCCGGCGACCGCCTGCCGGGCGAGGCCGAGCTGATCGAACGCTTTTGCATGGCAAAAGGCACCATCCGCGAAGCCATGCGGATCCTCGAGGCTCAGGGCCTCATCAAGACCCGCACCGGCCCCGGCGGCGGCAGCTTCGTGCACGAGGTCAGCCGCCAGCGGGCCAAGGCCCTTCTCGGAAATTACTTTTATTTCAAAGATCTGACCATCGGCGACATCTACCAGCTTCGCCTCGCGCTCGAGCCGGAATTGTCGGCCTCGCTCGCCGGAAAGCTCGACGAGGATGTCCTCCAGCAGCTCGAATCCCACCTCGCCGAGTATTCCGAACCCGCCGCGACGCTCGAAGAGGAACGCCAGCAGCACGTTGCTTCTCTCCGATTCCACGCCATCCTCGCCGAGCACGCCGGCAACCCGCTTCTTGGCTTCGTGATCGACTTCATGGTCAACCTGCTGACCGACCTGACCGTCTATCGCCGCCTCTATTCGCCGCCCAATCTCGAGCTCTGGAAACAGGGCCGCGCGCACCAGATCGATCTCGTAAAAGCCCTGCGTGACGGCGACGCCGACCGCGCCCGCGCCATCATGACCGACCACATGCAAACCGCCTGGACCCTGATGCGCGGCCAGGAAGTCGAGATGCGCAACCGCTTCATCTCGGAATAG
- a CDS encoding ABC transporter ATP-binding protein — MTALKVENLTKTFPLKGSLFSSAKDGVRAVRPMSFSVEPGETLGVVGESGCGKSTLARMLVGLLEPTEGTIEIEGKALDNADPAEFGKLIQYVFQDPNSSLNPRKSIKQVMEAPLKRLYNMPKSERESRIREIFASVNLREEFLERYPHEFSGGQAQRIGIARALAANPRIIILDEPVSALDVSVQAQVLNLLARLKEEFGLTYLFITHDLAVVEAVSDRIIVLYFGAVVEVGKAEKIFANPRHPYTKLLADSAPVVGRALTAPEQKGTELPDPLDPPPGCAFAGRCPRATDRCRSEEPELRPMGEDQLAACHHPIEPGEG, encoded by the coding sequence ATGACCGCCCTGAAAGTCGAAAACCTCACCAAGACCTTCCCGCTGAAGGGCTCGCTCTTCTCCTCCGCCAAGGATGGCGTCCGCGCTGTCCGCCCGATGAGCTTCTCGGTCGAACCCGGCGAAACCCTTGGCGTGGTGGGCGAATCCGGCTGCGGAAAGTCCACCCTGGCGCGGATGCTGGTGGGGCTTCTGGAGCCCACGGAAGGCACGATCGAGATCGAGGGCAAGGCACTCGACAACGCCGATCCCGCCGAATTCGGCAAGCTGATCCAGTATGTTTTCCAGGACCCCAACAGCAGCCTGAACCCCCGCAAGTCCATCAAGCAGGTGATGGAGGCGCCGCTCAAGCGCCTGTATAATATGCCGAAATCCGAGCGCGAAAGCCGCATCCGCGAGATCTTCGCCTCCGTCAACCTGCGCGAGGAGTTCCTCGAACGCTACCCGCACGAGTTCTCGGGCGGCCAGGCCCAGCGTATCGGCATCGCCCGCGCCCTCGCCGCCAATCCGCGCATCATCATCCTCGACGAACCGGTCTCGGCCCTCGACGTGTCGGTACAGGCGCAGGTGCTCAACCTCCTCGCCCGCCTCAAGGAAGAGTTCGGCCTCACCTACCTCTTCATCACCCACGACCTCGCCGTGGTCGAGGCTGTCAGCGACCGCATCATCGTGCTCTACTTCGGCGCGGTGGTCGAAGTGGGCAAGGCCGAAAAAATCTTTGCAAACCCCCGACATCCCTATACAAAATTGCTGGCCGACAGCGCCCCCGTCGTCGGCCGCGCCCTCACCGCGCCCGAGCAGAAAGGCACCGAACTGCCCGACCCGCTCGACCCGCCACCGGGCTGCGCCTTCGCCGGCCGCTGCCCCCGCGCAACCGACCGGTGCCGGTCCGAGGAGCCGGAATTGAGACCCATGGGAGAGGACCAACTTGCCGCCTGCCACCACCCCATCGAACCGGGCGAAGGCTGA